From Phragmitibacter flavus, the proteins below share one genomic window:
- the leuS gene encoding leucine--tRNA ligase, with amino-acid sequence MSNDRRRQFPFDEFEPKWQALWDEKKAFRTAGPGDADFDASKPKYFVLDMFPYPSGAGLHVGHPEGYTATDIVGRYKKLTGFNVLHPMGWDAFGLPAEQYAIKTGQHPRTTTERNIDGFRGQLKRLGFAYDWDREVNTTDPGYFKWTQWIFLQLYHSYFDGATQKARPIAELEAKGLSRDEVDARRLAFVSEAPVNWCPELGTVLSNEEVIDGKSEVGGFPVERRPLRQWMLRITDYGQRLIDELEGLDWPEGIKLLQKNWIGRSEGAEVEFGLRNSERGITVFTTRPDTLFGATYMVLAPEHALVDVIVTPEQKEAVEAYRKVVAGKSDLERTELAKEKSGVFTGGFAVNPVNGAEIPVWIADYVLSTYGTGAIMAVPGHDERDYEFALKFELPIKQVVMPPQHYGEESVVEAKTTMDQDRESVIHKMVKIPEAKGVDDLVGIHKAKAFAGEGFAINSGFLDGLSTQDAKRNMIDWLEEKGLGKGKVNFKLRDWLFSRQRYWGEPFPIVWEDGKHRAVPESELPVLPPDLEDFKPSGTPEPPLSKATDWVRHSETAKRELNTMPQWAGSCWYYLRYCDPNNAERFISKEADEYWMGSAGKPGGVDLYVGGTEHAVLHLLYARFWHKVLFDLGHVCTPEPFQRLVNQGLILGEDSQKMSKSRGNVVNPDDVIEEYGADALRLYEMFMGPLEQVKPWSMKGVEGVYRFLARVWRLVMETNQEGVWTLSPQLQDVAVDKKVNKVVHETIKKVGDDIERLGFNTAISQMMVLTNALTQVEVRPVSAVMTLLQVLNPFAPHLTEELAERIGAAFPEYAKDGLLAHQTWPNFDEAALVVDEVEIVVQVNGKLRGRLVVPKDYDQAALEREAMAIEKVQEFVVGLTVRKVIVVPGKLLNIVAN; translated from the coding sequence ATGAGCAACGACCGCCGCCGACAATTTCCTTTTGATGAGTTTGAACCGAAGTGGCAGGCGCTTTGGGATGAGAAGAAGGCGTTTCGCACGGCGGGTCCGGGGGATGCGGATTTTGATGCGTCAAAACCGAAGTATTTTGTGCTGGATATGTTTCCGTATCCGAGTGGGGCGGGTTTGCATGTGGGTCATCCTGAAGGATATACGGCGACAGATATTGTGGGTCGGTATAAGAAGTTGACCGGGTTTAACGTATTGCATCCGATGGGATGGGACGCGTTTGGGTTACCGGCGGAGCAGTATGCGATCAAGACGGGTCAGCATCCGCGCACGACGACGGAGCGAAATATTGATGGGTTTCGCGGGCAGTTGAAGCGGCTGGGTTTTGCTTATGACTGGGATCGCGAGGTGAACACGACAGACCCGGGGTATTTCAAGTGGACGCAGTGGATCTTTTTGCAGTTGTATCACTCGTATTTTGATGGGGCGACGCAGAAGGCGCGGCCGATTGCGGAGTTGGAGGCAAAGGGATTGTCGCGGGATGAGGTGGATGCGCGGAGACTGGCTTTTGTGAGTGAAGCGCCGGTGAACTGGTGTCCGGAATTGGGCACGGTGTTGTCGAACGAAGAGGTGATTGATGGCAAGAGCGAGGTGGGTGGGTTTCCGGTGGAGCGTCGGCCTTTGCGTCAGTGGATGTTGCGGATCACGGACTATGGTCAGCGGTTGATTGATGAGCTGGAGGGGTTGGATTGGCCGGAGGGGATCAAGTTGTTGCAGAAGAACTGGATTGGGCGCAGTGAGGGGGCGGAGGTGGAGTTCGGATTGCGGAATTCGGAACGCGGAATCACGGTTTTTACGACGAGGCCGGATACGTTGTTTGGGGCGACTTACATGGTTTTGGCGCCTGAGCATGCGTTGGTTGATGTCATCGTGACGCCGGAACAGAAGGAGGCGGTAGAGGCTTATCGTAAGGTTGTGGCTGGGAAGTCGGATTTGGAGAGGACGGAACTTGCCAAAGAGAAGTCGGGGGTCTTTACCGGCGGGTTTGCGGTGAATCCGGTGAACGGGGCGGAGATTCCGGTGTGGATTGCGGATTATGTTTTGAGCACTTATGGCACGGGCGCGATCATGGCGGTGCCGGGTCATGATGAAAGGGATTATGAGTTCGCGTTGAAGTTTGAATTGCCCATCAAGCAAGTGGTTATGCCTCCGCAACATTACGGCGAAGAATCCGTGGTCGAAGCGAAAACAACGATGGATCAGGATCGGGAATCTGTGATTCATAAAATGGTTAAGATACCAGAGGCCAAGGGAGTTGATGATTTGGTCGGGATACACAAGGCCAAAGCCTTCGCCGGAGAGGGATTTGCTATTAATTCCGGGTTTTTGGATGGCTTGTCGACGCAGGATGCGAAGCGCAATATGATTGACTGGTTGGAGGAGAAGGGTTTGGGCAAAGGGAAGGTCAATTTCAAACTGCGGGACTGGTTGTTCAGTCGTCAGCGGTATTGGGGCGAGCCGTTTCCGATTGTTTGGGAAGATGGGAAACATCGGGCGGTGCCGGAGTCGGAGCTGCCGGTGTTGCCTCCGGATTTGGAGGATTTTAAACCGTCGGGGACGCCGGAGCCGCCGTTGAGCAAGGCGACGGATTGGGTGCGGCATTCGGAGACGGCGAAGCGCGAGTTGAACACGATGCCGCAGTGGGCGGGGTCGTGCTGGTATTACTTGCGGTATTGCGATCCGAACAATGCGGAGCGGTTCATTTCGAAAGAGGCGGATGAATATTGGATGGGCTCAGCCGGGAAGCCGGGTGGGGTGGATCTTTATGTGGGCGGAACGGAGCATGCGGTGCTGCATTTGTTGTATGCGCGCTTCTGGCACAAGGTGTTGTTTGATCTGGGTCATGTGTGCACGCCGGAACCGTTTCAGCGGTTGGTGAATCAGGGACTGATTTTGGGGGAGGACAGTCAGAAGATGTCGAAGTCGCGCGGGAATGTGGTGAACCCGGATGACGTCATTGAAGAGTATGGCGCGGATGCGTTGCGTTTGTATGAGATGTTCATGGGTCCGCTGGAGCAGGTGAAGCCCTGGTCGATGAAGGGGGTGGAAGGCGTGTATCGTTTCCTGGCACGGGTTTGGCGTCTGGTGATGGAGACCAATCAGGAAGGGGTGTGGACGCTTTCTCCTCAGTTGCAGGACGTGGCGGTGGACAAGAAGGTGAACAAGGTGGTGCATGAGACGATCAAGAAGGTCGGTGATGACATTGAGCGTTTGGGTTTCAACACGGCGATCAGTCAGATGATGGTGTTGACCAATGCGTTGACGCAGGTGGAGGTGCGGCCGGTTTCGGCGGTGATGACGTTGCTGCAGGTGTTGAATCCGTTTGCGCCACATTTGACGGAAGAACTGGCGGAGCGGATTGGCGCGGCGTTTCCAGAGTATGCGAAAGACGGATTGCTGGCGCATCAAACCTGGCCGAATTTTGATGAAGCGGCGTTGGTCGTTGATGAGGTGGAAATTGTGGTGCAGGTGAACGGCAAGCTGCGTGGGCGTTTGGTGGTGCCGAAGGATTATGATCAGGCGGCGCTGGAGCGTGAAGCGATGGCGATTGAGAAGGTGCAGGAGTTTGTCGTGGGACTGACGGTGCGGAAGGTGATCGTGGTGCCGGGCAAGTTGTTGAATATTGTGGCGAACTGA
- a CDS encoding glycosyltransferase: MRVALVHYSAPPVIGGVERVLGQQAKVLLKHGHEVVVVCANEGAMVEGCEMRVVDWGGGDRRNVGGPTDEMNDDRRDVGGPIGTGRADESSALGFLNVEETIVKHRHVLPHWHQDGVYAFVTWRLADSLPGHVVRGWEMEKEIWLGHHPKPWTEDVEREHHRRFSKRVNEWLDGGSGECLLRRKDCAEVVVGTLRKFDGVRYDLCAFVVMPNHVHVVARLREDFGIEKVVKGWKEWSAKGINAVLGKTGKVWAVGYFDRLVRDGRHLGKVVDYVVGNPARLKGGFVVWVGEGFDDRRNVGGPIEEVTTEDRRNVGGPTEGLTNEGRRDVGGPSGGCRGDVVPTGRADVTSALGDCVVVIVHNMLTMPFDDGAATRLGEMSGECRMINWVHDVDVSREWFEQLGFVGRHVAVSEARKELLRERLGVEECLVVPNGVDVGATLGWSERLEGLKLLEREVVMFHPSRVLARKNMELGILVVEVLRKKRGVDAVYVVSGAPDPHRVASASYAAGLREMVIEKGLGDAVIFVGETGAVSDEEMQALYGLADVVFFPSKAEGFGLPLVEAALFGVPVLCSDIPPHREVAGVDAEFFGLDQSAETVAERVMSMVGARSKGRREAATRYGWDRIYQDYLEPLLKER; encoded by the coding sequence ATGCGCGTGGCTTTGGTTCATTATTCGGCTCCTCCAGTGATTGGAGGGGTTGAGAGAGTTTTAGGGCAGCAGGCGAAGGTGTTGTTGAAGCATGGGCATGAGGTGGTCGTGGTCTGTGCGAATGAGGGGGCGATGGTGGAGGGGTGTGAGATGAGGGTGGTGGATTGGGGGGGGGGAGACCGACGGAACGTCGGTGGTCCGACGGATGAGATGAATGATGACCGACGTGACGTCGGTGGTCCGATTGGGACTGGGAGGGCCGATGAATCATCGGCCTTGGGCTTCTTGAATGTGGAGGAGACAATCGTCAAGCACAGGCACGTGCTGCCGCATTGGCATCAGGATGGAGTTTATGCATTTGTGACCTGGAGATTGGCGGACTCGTTGCCGGGACATGTGGTGAGAGGGTGGGAAATGGAGAAGGAGATTTGGTTGGGGCATCATCCGAAGCCTTGGACGGAAGACGTGGAGAGGGAGCATCATCGGAGGTTTTCGAAGCGGGTGAATGAGTGGCTGGACGGGGGAAGCGGGGAGTGTTTGTTGAGAAGGAAGGATTGTGCGGAAGTTGTGGTGGGAACATTGAGAAAGTTTGATGGGGTGAGGTATGATTTGTGTGCGTTTGTGGTGATGCCGAATCATGTGCATGTGGTGGCGAGGTTGAGGGAGGATTTTGGAATCGAGAAGGTGGTAAAAGGATGGAAGGAATGGTCGGCGAAGGGGATCAATGCGGTGTTAGGGAAGACGGGGAAGGTATGGGCGGTGGGGTATTTTGATCGTTTGGTGAGGGATGGTCGGCATTTGGGGAAGGTGGTGGATTATGTGGTGGGCAATCCGGCGAGGTTGAAGGGAGGGTTTGTGGTTTGGGTGGGTGAGGGGTTTGATGACCGACGGAACGTCGGTGGTCCGATTGAAGAGGTGACGACTGAAGACCGACGAAACGTCGGTGGTCCGACTGAAGGGCTGACGAATGAGGGCCGACGTGACGTCGGCGGTCCGAGTGGGGGTTGCCGAGGTGATGTTGTTCCCACTGGGAGGGCCGATGTGACATCGGCCTTGGGGGATTGCGTGGTGGTGATTGTGCACAACATGCTGACAATGCCGTTTGACGATGGGGCGGCGACGAGGTTGGGGGAGATGAGTGGTGAGTGCAGGATGATCAACTGGGTGCATGATGTGGATGTTTCGCGGGAGTGGTTTGAGCAACTGGGGTTTGTGGGGCGGCATGTGGCGGTTTCGGAGGCGAGGAAGGAGCTTTTGCGCGAAAGGCTGGGAGTGGAGGAGTGTTTGGTGGTGCCGAACGGGGTGGACGTTGGGGCGACGTTGGGGTGGTCGGAAAGGCTGGAGGGCTTGAAGCTGCTGGAGCGGGAGGTGGTGATGTTTCATCCGTCACGGGTGCTGGCGCGGAAGAACATGGAGTTGGGGATTCTTGTGGTGGAGGTGTTGAGAAAAAAACGCGGGGTGGATGCGGTTTATGTGGTTTCAGGGGCGCCTGATCCGCATCGGGTGGCTTCGGCGTCGTATGCGGCGGGATTGAGGGAGATGGTGATTGAAAAGGGCTTGGGCGACGCGGTCATTTTTGTGGGGGAAACGGGGGCAGTTTCGGATGAGGAGATGCAGGCGCTTTATGGATTGGCGGATGTGGTGTTTTTTCCGAGCAAGGCGGAGGGGTTTGGACTGCCGTTGGTGGAGGCGGCGTTGTTTGGGGTGCCGGTGTTGTGTTCGGACATTCCGCCGCACCGGGAAGTGGCGGGGGTGGATGCGGAATTTTTTGGACTTGATCAGAGCGCGGAGACGGTCGCAGAGCGGGTGATGTCGATGGTGGGAGCAAGATCGAAGGGCCGGAGAGAGGCGGCGACCCGATATGGTTGGGATCGCATTTATCAGGATTATCTTGAGCCTTTGCTTAAGGAACGCTAA
- the glgB gene encoding 1,4-alpha-glucan branching protein GlgB, whose amino-acid sequence MAQTSHPHDEQVQQIVAASHANPFGYLGPQRSDDGGMTVRAILPGAQGMVVVMKKSGERIGASRLHEDGLFEARLSGENWGKGYALEWSVGEGQVVVKDDAYAFGLCLGDQDMYYFREGRHQRLYDVLGAHPKVMDGVEGVMFAVWAPNARRVSVIGDFNNWDGRVHPMRNRIEAGLWEIFVPGIGLYAHYKFELVGAHGNLFNKSDPFAFFSQNGAQTASLTWDYNKYEWRDAAWMKRRGEVDPYKMPMSVYEVHLGSWKRGQDGLPLTYRALGEQLIPYVKGLGFTHIELMPVSEFPFDGSWGYQVSGYYAPTSRFGGPDEFRDFVDRCHEEGIGVIVDWVPAHFPKDAHGLAKFDGTALFEHADPRQGEHMDWGTLIFNYGRNEVKNFLIANALFWLEHYHIDGIRVDAVASMLYLDYSREHGQWMPNRFGGRENLEAIEFLKELNQLCYANHPGVLMIAEESTAWPGVSRPVSAGGLGFGFKWNMGWMNDSLSYIEKEPIHRKYHHGEATFSMLYAYDENFVLVLSHDEVVHGKGSMIDKMPGDRWQQFANLRMFYGWMWTHPGKKLLFMGSEIGQWKEWNHDRELDWAVLFGEEHRGLQKFVGDLNRLYTGVPALHRVDHQPGGFQWLDANAWQDSVFVFTRSAPGEGTVYVAVNATPVLREGYRMGVAEGGFYRELLNSDAACYGGSNAGNGAGLDAQQVSWQGQPWSVVMTLPPLATVVLARA is encoded by the coding sequence ATGGCGCAAACTTCCCATCCCCACGATGAACAGGTGCAGCAAATCGTTGCTGCGAGTCATGCGAACCCATTCGGTTATCTGGGACCGCAGCGGTCTGACGATGGCGGAATGACGGTGCGGGCGATCCTGCCGGGGGCGCAGGGGATGGTGGTGGTGATGAAGAAATCGGGCGAGCGGATCGGGGCTTCAAGGTTGCATGAGGATGGCTTGTTTGAGGCGCGGCTTTCGGGAGAAAATTGGGGCAAGGGTTATGCGCTGGAGTGGTCGGTGGGCGAGGGACAGGTGGTGGTGAAGGACGATGCGTATGCGTTCGGGTTGTGCCTGGGCGACCAGGACATGTATTATTTCCGTGAGGGACGGCATCAGCGTCTTTATGACGTGCTGGGGGCGCACCCCAAGGTGATGGACGGTGTGGAGGGGGTGATGTTTGCGGTGTGGGCGCCAAATGCGCGTCGAGTGTCGGTGATCGGCGATTTCAACAACTGGGATGGTCGCGTGCATCCAATGCGGAACCGGATTGAGGCGGGGTTGTGGGAGATTTTTGTGCCAGGAATTGGTTTGTATGCGCATTACAAGTTTGAGCTGGTGGGGGCGCATGGCAATTTGTTCAACAAGTCGGATCCGTTCGCGTTTTTCTCGCAAAACGGGGCGCAGACGGCTTCGCTGACCTGGGATTACAACAAGTATGAGTGGCGGGATGCGGCGTGGATGAAGCGTCGCGGGGAGGTCGATCCTTACAAGATGCCGATGAGTGTTTATGAGGTGCACTTGGGATCGTGGAAGCGCGGTCAGGACGGATTGCCGCTGACTTATCGGGCCTTGGGCGAGCAGTTGATTCCTTATGTGAAGGGACTTGGGTTCACGCATATTGAGCTGATGCCAGTGAGCGAGTTTCCGTTTGATGGATCGTGGGGGTATCAGGTGAGCGGGTATTATGCACCGACGTCGAGGTTTGGCGGTCCGGATGAGTTCCGCGATTTTGTGGATCGCTGTCATGAAGAAGGCATCGGGGTGATTGTGGACTGGGTGCCAGCGCACTTTCCAAAAGATGCGCATGGTTTGGCGAAGTTTGATGGGACGGCGTTGTTCGAGCATGCGGACCCGCGTCAGGGCGAGCACATGGATTGGGGGACGTTGATTTTTAACTATGGTCGCAATGAGGTGAAAAATTTCCTGATCGCGAATGCGTTGTTTTGGCTGGAGCATTATCACATTGACGGCATTCGTGTGGATGCGGTGGCGTCGATGTTGTATCTGGATTACTCACGCGAACATGGGCAGTGGATGCCGAACCGCTTTGGTGGTCGTGAAAACCTCGAAGCGATCGAGTTCCTGAAGGAGTTGAACCAGCTTTGTTATGCGAATCATCCGGGCGTGTTGATGATTGCGGAGGAGAGCACGGCATGGCCGGGTGTGTCGCGTCCGGTGAGTGCGGGCGGACTGGGTTTTGGCTTCAAGTGGAACATGGGCTGGATGAACGATTCACTCAGCTACATCGAGAAGGAACCGATTCATCGGAAGTATCATCATGGCGAGGCGACGTTCTCGATGTTGTATGCTTATGATGAAAATTTTGTGCTGGTGCTGAGTCACGATGAGGTGGTGCACGGCAAGGGATCGATGATCGACAAGATGCCCGGCGATCGCTGGCAGCAGTTTGCAAATTTGCGGATGTTTTATGGCTGGATGTGGACGCATCCGGGGAAAAAATTGTTGTTCATGGGCAGTGAGATTGGTCAATGGAAGGAATGGAACCATGATCGCGAGCTTGATTGGGCGGTGTTGTTCGGTGAGGAGCACCGTGGATTGCAGAAATTTGTGGGTGATTTGAACCGGTTGTATACCGGGGTGCCAGCGTTGCATCGGGTGGATCATCAGCCGGGCGGATTTCAGTGGCTGGATGCGAATGCGTGGCAGGACAGTGTGTTTGTGTTTACCCGGTCGGCTCCTGGTGAGGGGACGGTTTATGTCGCGGTGAATGCGACGCCGGTGCTGCGCGAAGGTTATCGGATGGGAGTGGCGGAGGGTGGGTTTTACCGCGAGTTGCTGAACAGTGACGCGGCTTGTTACGGCGGTTCGAATGCGGGGAACGGGGCGGGGCTGGATGCTCAGCAGGTTTCCTGGCAGGGCCAGCCGTGGTCGGTGGTGATGACGCTGCCGCCTTTGGCAACAGTGGTGCTGGCGCGGGCTTAG
- a CDS encoding protein kinase domain-containing protein has protein sequence MSLPKIAGLELQELIGSGSCGAVYRAVSASTHEECAVKVFSSMSINRKLLSIVLNGMQSMPEHPGLLRPVMFNFDQSPYFCAMPLVGFMTTDGSGKKVWDTPTLETCCGKVAAGEAWRYLYEVCDAMAWLHKHNLVHCNLKPCNVLLENSETSATRITDPLQGWIQGIHHFEVTDHFMHVPPEQVDTPDQLAVNGSRWDVYAFGVLAYRLLNGKFPRAGEVYEVEMQKVKASNGMGALDGKAVMAAVKAQKTVEWPAAPVDKWDARRREVIDGCLMLEMNDRWADLREVMREFEKLEADFLLEDAREKIEIEKVRQARKVWLLRSAAMVLGAAFVVAVVYGSYRYFSTLDRAKEAESTIVENAADHLNQVTALETTNIDLSQAKQQAEEAKRVADANLQMSQVAVDNLLTQILELPTGLGLDSGLSDKPIADALSFYEKERENFKDNEALLPERARNYFNSAQLLMRQQKRAEALSFFQQAREVLLELLSKEPGHVDVPRRQALLGKTCRWLGAFRAEDGLRSEALAMFRESVQYLQPALAADPGNRATREETATAFYELGKRLRRDGDTGSAVEALNNVPIILAKEHLPDDALSEIEQFLVARSQIEQALALRDKGEVDESMRVLFDAMEVMVKLVEKAAPNNKEQALTLAEAYVEFGGVISGKLGSSDAKEAQTEAQAILMELLRVHPQWAEARFLLAKSYGEVAGLERNEGHGPEALRRQTTAVQTLAELSRDNPENTRFLVELARQQGQHAQMLCELGKAKDGVALVSEAVTALEGLIDQRSDALDELDRKTCGVLLAQLLGIRGYAGETAKDMELAKSSFAKASEQWQAMETKHGKEDVIEQGLEWTAGKLKSLK, from the coding sequence ATGAGTTTGCCAAAGATCGCGGGTCTTGAATTGCAGGAGTTGATCGGCAGCGGAAGCTGTGGGGCGGTCTACCGGGCGGTGTCGGCTTCAACGCACGAGGAGTGCGCGGTGAAGGTGTTCAGTTCGATGAGCATCAACCGGAAGTTGCTGTCGATTGTGCTGAACGGGATGCAGTCGATGCCGGAGCATCCGGGGTTGTTGCGACCGGTGATGTTTAACTTTGATCAGAGTCCGTATTTTTGTGCGATGCCGCTGGTGGGGTTCATGACCACGGATGGGTCGGGCAAAAAAGTGTGGGACACGCCAACGCTGGAGACCTGCTGTGGCAAGGTGGCGGCGGGGGAGGCGTGGCGCTATCTTTACGAGGTGTGCGATGCGATGGCGTGGTTGCACAAACACAACCTGGTGCATTGCAATTTGAAACCGTGCAATGTGTTGCTGGAGAACAGTGAGACCAGCGCGACGCGGATTACTGATCCGCTGCAGGGATGGATTCAGGGGATTCATCACTTTGAGGTGACCGATCATTTTATGCATGTGCCGCCGGAGCAGGTGGACACGCCGGATCAGCTGGCGGTGAATGGATCGCGCTGGGATGTGTATGCGTTTGGGGTGCTGGCGTATCGGTTGTTGAACGGCAAGTTTCCGCGTGCGGGTGAGGTGTATGAGGTGGAGATGCAGAAGGTGAAGGCATCGAACGGCATGGGCGCTTTGGATGGCAAGGCGGTGATGGCGGCGGTGAAAGCGCAAAAGACCGTGGAGTGGCCGGCGGCACCGGTGGACAAATGGGACGCGCGGCGGCGTGAGGTCATTGATGGGTGTCTGATGCTGGAGATGAATGACCGCTGGGCAGATTTGCGTGAGGTGATGCGGGAGTTTGAAAAGTTGGAGGCGGATTTTCTTTTGGAGGATGCACGGGAGAAGATTGAGATCGAGAAGGTGCGGCAGGCGCGCAAGGTGTGGTTGTTGAGGTCGGCAGCGATGGTGTTGGGGGCGGCGTTTGTGGTGGCGGTGGTGTATGGTTCGTATCGGTATTTCAGCACGCTGGACCGGGCGAAAGAGGCGGAAAGCACCATCGTGGAGAATGCGGCGGATCATTTGAATCAGGTGACGGCGCTGGAGACGACGAACATTGATTTGTCGCAGGCGAAACAACAGGCGGAGGAAGCGAAGCGGGTGGCAGATGCGAATTTGCAGATGTCGCAGGTGGCGGTGGACAATTTGCTGACGCAGATTTTGGAACTTCCAACCGGGTTGGGGTTGGACTCAGGATTGTCGGACAAGCCGATTGCGGATGCGTTGTCGTTTTACGAGAAGGAGCGGGAGAATTTCAAGGACAATGAAGCGTTGTTGCCAGAGCGGGCGCGGAATTATTTCAACTCGGCGCAGTTGTTGATGCGGCAGCAGAAGCGGGCGGAGGCTTTGAGTTTTTTCCAGCAGGCGAGGGAGGTGTTGCTGGAGTTGTTGAGCAAGGAGCCTGGGCATGTGGATGTGCCGAGGCGTCAGGCGTTGTTGGGGAAAACGTGCCGGTGGTTGGGGGCGTTTCGCGCGGAGGACGGATTGCGCTCCGAGGCATTGGCGATGTTCAGGGAGTCGGTGCAGTATTTGCAACCGGCATTGGCGGCAGATCCGGGCAATCGGGCGACTCGGGAGGAGACGGCGACGGCTTTTTATGAGTTGGGCAAACGGTTGCGTCGGGATGGCGACACGGGGTCGGCGGTGGAGGCGTTGAACAACGTGCCGATCATTCTGGCAAAGGAGCATTTGCCGGATGATGCGCTGAGCGAGATTGAGCAATTTTTGGTGGCGCGCAGTCAGATTGAGCAGGCGCTGGCGCTGCGCGACAAGGGCGAGGTGGATGAGTCGATGAGGGTGTTGTTCGATGCGATGGAAGTGATGGTGAAGCTGGTGGAGAAGGCGGCACCGAACAACAAGGAGCAGGCGCTGACGCTGGCGGAGGCTTATGTGGAGTTTGGCGGGGTGATTTCCGGGAAGCTGGGGAGTTCGGATGCAAAAGAGGCGCAGACCGAGGCACAGGCGATTTTGATGGAGTTGCTGCGTGTGCATCCGCAGTGGGCAGAGGCGAGGTTTTTGCTGGCGAAAAGTTATGGGGAAGTGGCCGGGCTGGAGCGCAATGAAGGTCATGGACCTGAGGCGTTAAGGCGGCAAACGACGGCGGTTCAGACCTTGGCAGAGTTGAGTCGGGACAACCCGGAGAACACGCGGTTTCTCGTGGAGTTGGCGCGTCAGCAGGGTCAGCATGCGCAGATGTTGTGTGAGTTGGGCAAGGCGAAGGATGGGGTGGCTCTGGTGTCGGAGGCGGTGACGGCGCTTGAGGGGTTGATCGATCAACGTTCGGATGCGTTGGATGAACTGGATCGCAAGACTTGCGGGGTTTTGCTGGCGCAATTGTTGGGGATTCGGGGGTATGCGGGCGAGACTGCGAAGGACATGGAGCTGGCGAAGTCATCTTTCGCCAAGGCATCCGAACAATGGCAGGCGATGGAGACGAAACACGGGAAGGAAGATGTCATTGAGCAGGGGTTGGAATGGACGGCCGGCAAATTGAAGAGCCTTAAATGA
- a CDS encoding PA0069 family radical SAM protein: protein MFDILNKPIRGRGAEGNPLERFVSLRVEYDDGEAPGRVETKVFVDHSSSVISKNESPDLGMMASVNPYRGCEHGCAYCYARPTHEYLGFGSGVDFESRIMVKTEAPKLLRATLMKPRYRVVPVTMSGVTDCYQPLEKKLRVTRGCLEVFAEFRHPVAIITKNHLVTRDVDLLSELAKFQASMVYVSITSLDADLAHKLEPRASSPKMRLEAVRLLRAAGVPVGVSVAPMIPGLNDHEIPAILEAAAQAGAMAAFYSVVRLPFGVKEVFAEWLETHFPDRKEKILGRIRESQGQTMSHPEFGKRLSGVGVWAEQVAQLFRVGMIRSGLAKMERPKLSNAAFRRPGEQMQLELVGV, encoded by the coding sequence GTGTTCGATATTTTAAACAAGCCGATTCGAGGTCGTGGAGCTGAGGGAAATCCCTTGGAGAGGTTTGTTTCTCTTCGCGTCGAGTATGACGACGGAGAGGCACCGGGCAGGGTGGAGACGAAGGTGTTCGTAGATCATTCGAGTTCGGTGATTTCGAAGAACGAGAGTCCTGATCTCGGGATGATGGCGAGTGTTAATCCTTATCGGGGTTGTGAGCATGGGTGTGCTTATTGTTATGCGAGGCCGACCCATGAGTATCTGGGTTTTGGTTCGGGGGTGGATTTTGAGTCGCGCATCATGGTAAAAACGGAGGCACCAAAGCTGCTGAGGGCGACGTTGATGAAACCCCGGTATCGGGTGGTGCCGGTGACGATGAGCGGGGTGACGGATTGTTATCAGCCTTTGGAGAAGAAGCTGAGGGTCACGCGTGGATGTCTGGAAGTGTTTGCGGAATTTCGGCATCCGGTGGCGATCATCACGAAAAATCATCTGGTGACGCGCGATGTGGATTTGTTGAGCGAGCTGGCGAAGTTTCAGGCGTCGATGGTGTATGTGTCGATCACATCGTTGGATGCGGATCTGGCGCACAAGCTGGAGCCGAGGGCCTCGTCGCCGAAGATGCGACTGGAGGCGGTGAGGTTATTGAGGGCGGCGGGAGTGCCAGTCGGGGTGTCGGTGGCACCGATGATTCCGGGGCTGAATGATCACGAAATTCCGGCGATTTTGGAGGCGGCGGCGCAGGCAGGGGCGATGGCGGCTTTTTATTCAGTAGTGCGGCTGCCGTTTGGAGTGAAGGAGGTATTTGCGGAGTGGTTGGAGACGCATTTTCCGGATCGGAAGGAGAAAATTTTGGGGCGGATTAGGGAATCGCAGGGGCAGACGATGTCGCATCCAGAATTTGGAAAACGACTGAGCGGAGTCGGGGTGTGGGCAGAGCAGGTGGCGCAGTTGTTCCGGGTGGGGATGATTCGAAGCGGGCTGGCGAAGATGGAGCGTCCGAAGCTGAGCAATGCGGCTTTTCGCAGGCCGGGGGAGCAGATGCAGTTGGAGCTGGTGGGTGTGTAG